Proteins encoded by one window of Polaribacter haliotis:
- the gldI gene encoding gliding motility-associated peptidyl-prolyl isomerase GldI, producing MKIKMLLFCGIILIGCSKSTPRKPINPKPSTTIFQKTIEESKQLNKVEEEKIEQLIEKDSTNSYTNSLNGFWYTYVTKIEADKPTPKTGDIAIIEFDVRDLNDTIIYSKEELGIKKYNVDKEDFISGIQKGIKLMKIGETITFVIPSYNAFGISGDGNKIGVNKSIKSTVTLLNIK from the coding sequence ATGAAGATTAAAATGCTTTTATTTTGCGGAATTATTTTGATAGGTTGTTCCAAGTCAACTCCAAGGAAACCAATAAACCCAAAACCTTCCACAACTATTTTTCAAAAAACAATTGAAGAATCTAAACAATTAAATAAAGTAGAAGAGGAGAAAATAGAGCAATTAATAGAAAAAGATTCAACAAATAGTTATACAAATTCTTTAAATGGGTTTTGGTATACATATGTAACAAAAATTGAAGCAGACAAACCAACCCCAAAAACAGGAGATATTGCAATTATTGAATTTGATGTTCGTGATTTAAATGATACAATAATCTATAGTAAAGAAGAATTAGGGATAAAAAAATACAATGTAGATAAAGAAGATTTTATTTCTGGAATTCAAAAGGGAATAAAGTTGATGAAAATCGGAGAAACCATTACATTTGTCATCCCATCTTATAATGCTTTTGGTATTTCAGGAGATGGAAATAAAATAGGTGTTAATAAAAGTATAAAAAGTACAGTAACATTATTAAATATTAAGTAA
- a CDS encoding LTA synthase family protein, translated as MFKKIPYYIKYIFTNVFFLFAIISIFRIIFYSFFTDLENATTAEVRKAFFLGLRFDLKLAIITFFPLAILVLITNYRFLKNKIYKRIATIYLSIAYLILTLFFLFDFGYYDYLNIRLDASSLRFLTNLKISGQVLVESYPIYKGIFALLVLVFIIYKFSKYMYNRFTKAEEKRSKKVKALYFITTILLLSFGIYSSFSHYPLRWSQAFFSKNNAVNQFTLNPVLYFFDSFAYRSEGVNMEEFKKYYPVIAKHLDLPKDRISFERKVVFDSTYTKKPNVVIVMMESVGVKPMSFYGNPIKSTPILDSLAQVSVSFPNFYVHKSGTAASVFASVTGLPDIEDVRTASRNPLLQDQRIIFDQFTGYEKLYFLGGSANWANIRGVFQANINNLKIFEEGSYKTEERADVWGIDDYELFKESDQELQKLKKEEKPFVAYIQTASNHMPFTVPNEKESYKPLKDNEISEDLLEKSGFKSVAQLNALRYLDFNIGRFLERAKQSGYYNNTIFVFFGDHNTAMKRTDLYPKEFDLNIQLQHVPFLIHAPKFVAPETISKNGKLIDLFPTVASLAKINYTNYTLGNDLLDSTQTNTTSFVYLGINGEPAVGLLQDSLYYSKTNITNTTSLFNLKTKGLKDIKEDNLVRAQQMDSLLSAYFHSTKYLYFNNKKR; from the coding sequence ATGTTTAAAAAAATACCCTATTATATAAAATACATTTTTACAAATGTGTTCTTTCTATTTGCTATTATAAGTATTTTTAGAATTATTTTTTACAGTTTTTTTACTGATTTAGAAAATGCTACAACAGCCGAAGTTAGAAAAGCTTTCTTTTTAGGACTTCGTTTCGATTTAAAATTAGCCATTATTACTTTTTTTCCATTGGCAATCCTTGTTTTAATAACAAATTATCGCTTTTTAAAAAATAAGATTTACAAAAGAATTGCTACCATTTACTTATCAATTGCTTACTTAATACTCACTTTATTTTTTCTGTTTGATTTTGGTTATTACGATTATTTAAACATTCGCTTAGATGCTTCTTCTCTTCGATTTTTAACCAATTTGAAAATATCTGGTCAGGTTTTGGTAGAAAGCTATCCTATTTATAAAGGAATTTTTGCATTATTAGTATTGGTTTTTATCATTTATAAGTTTTCGAAATATATGTATAATCGTTTTACTAAAGCTGAAGAAAAACGTTCTAAAAAAGTAAAAGCGCTTTATTTTATCACTACTATTTTATTGCTTTCATTTGGAATTTATAGTAGTTTTTCGCATTATCCTTTAAGATGGAGCCAAGCTTTTTTCTCTAAAAACAATGCTGTTAATCAGTTTACTTTAAATCCTGTTTTGTATTTCTTTGATAGTTTTGCTTACAGAAGTGAAGGCGTAAATATGGAGGAATTTAAAAAATATTATCCTGTTATTGCCAAACATTTAGACTTACCAAAAGATAGAATTTCTTTTGAAAGAAAAGTAGTTTTTGATTCTACATATACAAAAAAACCAAATGTGGTTATTGTAATGATGGAATCTGTTGGTGTAAAACCCATGAGTTTTTATGGAAATCCAATAAAATCGACACCAATTTTAGATTCGTTAGCGCAAGTAAGTGTGAGTTTTCCTAATTTTTATGTGCATAAATCTGGAACTGCAGCCAGCGTTTTTGCAAGTGTTACAGGTTTACCAGATATTGAGGATGTTAGAACTGCTTCTAGAAATCCGTTATTGCAAGACCAACGTATTATTTTCGATCAATTTACTGGCTATGAAAAACTATATTTTTTAGGAGGAAGTGCAAATTGGGCAAATATTAGAGGTGTTTTTCAGGCAAATATCAACAATTTAAAAATCTTTGAAGAAGGAAGTTACAAAACTGAAGAAAGAGCAGATGTTTGGGGAATTGATGATTATGAATTGTTTAAAGAATCTGACCAAGAACTTCAGAAATTAAAAAAAGAAGAAAAACCTTTTGTTGCTTACATTCAAACTGCTTCTAACCACATGCCTTTTACTGTTCCAAATGAAAAAGAATCTTATAAACCTTTAAAAGACAATGAAATTTCTGAAGATTTGTTAGAAAAAAGTGGTTTTAAATCTGTAGCCCAATTAAATGCTTTGCGATATTTAGACTTTAATATTGGTCGTTTTTTAGAACGTGCTAAACAATCTGGTTATTATAATAATACCATTTTCGTGTTTTTTGGAGACCACAATACAGCCATGAAAAGAACGGATTTATATCCAAAAGAATTCGATTTAAATATTCAATTACAACATGTTCCTTTTTTAATTCATGCTCCCAAATTTGTAGCGCCAGAAACAATTTCTAAAAATGGAAAATTAATCGATTTGTTTCCAACAGTAGCAAGTTTAGCGAAGATAAATTACACGAATTATACTTTAGGAAACGACTTGTTAGACAGCACACAAACCAATACTACTTCTTTTGTTTACTTAGGAATAAATGGAGAACCTGCAGTGGGTCTTTTACAAGATAGTTTGTATTATTCGAAAACCAATATTACGAATACAACTAGTTTATTCAATTTAAAAACAAAAGGATTAAAAGATATTAAAGAAGATAATTTGGTAAGAGCACAGCAAATGGATAGTCTTCTTTCTGCTTATTTCCATTCAACAAAGTATTTGTACTTCAATAATAAAAAACGTTAA
- a CDS encoding FKBP-type peptidyl-prolyl cis-trans isomerase: MKVIKNLAVVAITVTMFSCGKQIKEVKTLEKEIDSVSYAIGLNMSSQFKMNLKEVNNDAFIQGYLNGQDSTNLLIETKDIQKILSTYFQKKQMAQMEEQQAKAAKEAEEKFGENKKAGEDFLVENKSKDGVVTTDSGLQYIVMKEGTGDKPASSTTRVKVHYHGTNLEGKVFDSSVDRGTPSEFGLNEVIKGWTEGVQLMKVGSKYKFFVPQELAYGVQSRGENIKPFSTLVFEVELLDIVKQ; this comes from the coding sequence ATGAAAGTAATAAAAAATTTAGCAGTAGTAGCAATTACAGTAACAATGTTCTCTTGTGGAAAACAAATTAAAGAAGTTAAAACTTTAGAAAAGGAAATCGATTCAGTAAGTTATGCTATTGGTTTAAACATGTCTTCTCAATTTAAAATGAATTTAAAAGAAGTAAACAACGATGCTTTTATTCAAGGATATTTAAATGGACAAGATTCTACAAATTTATTAATTGAAACTAAAGATATTCAAAAGATTCTAAGCACTTATTTTCAAAAGAAACAAATGGCTCAAATGGAAGAGCAACAAGCTAAAGCTGCAAAAGAAGCAGAAGAAAAATTTGGAGAAAACAAAAAAGCTGGAGAAGATTTTTTAGTTGAAAACAAATCTAAAGATGGTGTAGTAACAACAGATAGTGGTTTACAGTATATTGTTATGAAAGAAGGAACAGGAGATAAACCAGCATCATCTACTACAAGAGTAAAAGTACACTACCATGGAACAAATTTAGAAGGTAAAGTTTTCGATAGTTCTGTAGATAGAGGAACTCCATCTGAATTTGGTTTAAATGAAGTAATTAAAGGTTGGACAGAAGGTGTTCAGTTAATGAAAGTGGGCTCTAAATACAAATTTTTTGTTCCCCAGGAATTAGCATATGGTGTTCAATCTAGAGGAGAAAATATTAAGCCATTTTCAACTTTAGTTTTTGAAGTAGAATTATTAGATATTGTTAAGCAATAA
- a CDS encoding nucleoside-diphosphate kinase, whose product MATNRTFTMIKPDGVENGHTGAILDKINAAGFRIVALKKTQMTKADAETFYAVHNERPFFGELVEFMTRGPIVAAILEKENAVEDFRTLIGATNPADAAEGTIRKMYATSMGENAVHGSDSDENAIIEGNFHFSGREQF is encoded by the coding sequence ATGGCAACAAATAGAACATTTACAATGATTAAACCAGATGGTGTTGAAAACGGACATACTGGAGCAATCTTAGACAAAATTAATGCAGCCGGCTTTAGAATTGTAGCTTTAAAAAAGACACAAATGACAAAAGCAGATGCAGAGACTTTTTACGCAGTGCATAATGAGCGTCCATTTTTTGGAGAATTAGTAGAGTTTATGACTCGTGGACCAATCGTCGCTGCAATCTTAGAAAAAGAAAATGCAGTAGAAGATTTTAGAACTTTAATTGGTGCTACTAATCCTGCTGATGCTGCTGAAGGTACTATTAGAAAAATGTATGCAACTTCCATGGGAGAAAATGCTGTACATGGTTCAGATTCTGATGAAAATGCGATCATCGAAGGAAACTTTCATTTTTCTGGAAGAGAGCAGTTTTAA
- a CDS encoding phosphatase PAP2 family protein, with product MLDRILKIDKEILVFLNNLGNEHWDPFWLFVTNQFNWAPVFILIFFLIIKSFGWKRGGFMILSMIILVAFSDQFTNFIKNYTQRLRPNNDPEIDHLLRTLINPQSFSFMSGHATTSTFFIIYTTLLLKGKYKYSALLLFFPVLFSYSRLYLGVHFPIDIIVGITVGTILGNLYFTLYKKIDKVSFAK from the coding sequence TTGTTAGACAGAATATTAAAAATAGATAAAGAAATTTTAGTTTTCCTAAATAATTTAGGGAACGAACACTGGGATCCTTTTTGGTTGTTTGTAACCAATCAATTCAATTGGGCTCCAGTGTTTATTCTTATCTTTTTTCTAATTATAAAATCTTTTGGTTGGAAACGTGGAGGATTTATGATTTTATCTATGATTATTTTGGTCGCTTTTTCAGATCAATTTACAAATTTTATTAAAAATTATACACAAAGATTAAGACCCAACAACGATCCAGAAATAGATCATTTGCTAAGAACTCTAATAAATCCACAAAGTTTTAGTTTTATGTCTGGGCATGCAACAACTTCTACATTTTTTATAATATACACAACCCTATTACTAAAAGGTAAATACAAATACAGTGCATTATTGTTATTCTTTCCAGTGTTGTTTTCTTACAGTCGTTTATACTTAGGTGTACATTTTCCTATTGATATTATAGTAGGAATAACAGTGGGAACCATTTTAGGAAACCTATATTTTACCCTTTATAAGAAAATAGACAAGGTCTCTTTTGCTAAATAA
- the pheT gene encoding phenylalanine--tRNA ligase subunit beta → MKISYNWLKQFLQTDWEPVKTGELLTDLGLEVEGIETKESIKGSLKGIVVGEVLTCVQHPNADRLKVTTVNLGSGEPVQIVCGAPNVAAGQKVPVATIGTVLYDDKGEGFKIKKGKIRGEESHGMICAEDELGLGSGHDGIMVLDAEIAVGTLASAVFNIETDYVFEIGLTPNRSDAMSHFGVARDLKAGLIQQDVNLELISPSVSDFHVDERTLRIDVEVEDKDQAPRYCGITITDVEVKESPEWIQNRLKAIGITPKNNIVDITNYVLHELGQPLHAFDAQKVKGNKILVKTLEEGTKFTTLDEVERELSSDDIMICDGDSNPLCIAGVFGGLQSGVTENTTSIFLESAYFNPVSVRKTAKRHALNTDASFRFERGIDINMTEYALKRAALLIEEYAGGKMASDVSDFYPVKIEDFQVFLSYENAYRLIGQEIPRETIKNILASLEIKINSETEGGLGLTIPSYRTDVQREADIIEEILRVYGYNNIEFSHKLNTSISFDSNKETKIENVVANQLTAQGFNETMANSLTKPEYATLSENINEQANVEMLNPLSNDLKVMRQSLLFSGLESVAYNINRKNNSLKFYEFGKTYHKYSEKYQEDKHLTLFVTGNRTNDSWKVSAQKSDFFYVKGVIKGVLSRLGIDNLKSTPSKLDVFSEGISFGLGKMKLVDFGVVKNSLLKEFGIKQEVLYADFNWDTILKLTGNKNIKVTELTKFPAVKRDLALLLDSKTAFKEVYNLAFQSEKNLLKEVDLFDVYEGDKLPEGKKSYAVSFLLQDETKTLADKQIDKIMQKLQQTFEKNLDAVLR, encoded by the coding sequence ATGAAAATTTCGTACAATTGGTTAAAGCAGTTTCTACAAACAGATTGGGAGCCAGTAAAAACAGGAGAGTTATTAACTGATTTAGGATTGGAAGTAGAAGGTATAGAAACCAAAGAATCTATAAAGGGAAGCTTAAAAGGCATTGTTGTTGGCGAAGTTTTAACTTGTGTACAGCACCCAAATGCAGACAGGTTAAAAGTTACGACAGTAAATTTAGGATCTGGTGAACCTGTACAAATTGTGTGTGGAGCACCAAACGTTGCTGCTGGCCAAAAAGTACCAGTTGCTACTATTGGAACTGTTTTATATGACGATAAAGGAGAAGGTTTCAAAATTAAGAAAGGGAAAATAAGGGGAGAAGAAAGTCATGGAATGATTTGTGCCGAAGACGAATTAGGTTTAGGTTCTGGCCATGATGGAATTATGGTGTTAGATGCAGAAATAGCAGTTGGAACTCTAGCCTCAGCAGTTTTTAATATAGAAACAGATTACGTTTTCGAAATTGGTTTAACACCAAATCGTTCAGATGCTATGAGTCATTTTGGTGTGGCAAGAGATTTAAAAGCAGGTTTAATACAGCAAGATGTAAATTTAGAGTTAATATCTCCTTCTGTAAGCGATTTTCATGTAGATGAAAGAACGTTAAGAATCGATGTAGAAGTAGAAGATAAAGACCAAGCACCAAGATATTGTGGAATTACAATTACAGATGTAGAAGTTAAAGAATCTCCAGAATGGATTCAAAATAGATTAAAAGCGATTGGAATTACACCTAAAAATAACATTGTAGATATTACAAATTATGTGTTACATGAACTGGGACAGCCTTTACATGCTTTTGATGCTCAAAAAGTAAAAGGCAATAAAATTTTAGTAAAAACTTTAGAAGAAGGAACAAAATTTACCACTTTAGATGAAGTGGAAAGAGAATTGTCTTCAGATGATATTATGATTTGCGATGGAGATTCAAATCCTCTTTGTATTGCAGGTGTTTTTGGAGGTTTGCAATCTGGAGTTACAGAAAATACGACTTCTATTTTTTTAGAAAGTGCTTACTTTAATCCTGTTTCAGTTAGAAAAACTGCGAAAAGACACGCTTTAAATACAGATGCTTCTTTTCGTTTCGAAAGAGGAATTGATATTAATATGACAGAGTATGCATTAAAACGTGCAGCTTTACTAATTGAAGAATATGCAGGTGGTAAAATGGCTTCAGATGTTTCTGATTTTTATCCTGTAAAAATTGAAGATTTTCAAGTATTCTTATCTTATGAAAACGCTTACAGATTAATTGGACAAGAAATTCCAAGAGAAACGATTAAAAACATATTAGCGTCTTTAGAAATTAAAATTAATAGCGAGACAGAAGGAGGTTTAGGATTAACAATTCCTTCCTACAGAACTGATGTTCAGAGAGAAGCAGATATTATCGAAGAAATTTTAAGAGTATATGGTTATAATAATATTGAGTTTTCTCATAAATTAAACACGTCTATTTCTTTTGATTCTAATAAAGAAACAAAGATTGAAAATGTTGTTGCTAACCAATTAACTGCACAAGGTTTTAATGAAACCATGGCAAACTCATTAACAAAGCCAGAATACGCAACTTTATCGGAAAATATTAATGAGCAAGCAAATGTAGAAATGCTAAATCCATTAAGTAACGATTTGAAAGTAATGCGTCAATCTTTATTGTTTAGTGGTTTAGAATCAGTTGCTTATAATATTAATAGAAAGAATAATTCTTTAAAGTTTTACGAGTTTGGTAAAACTTATCATAAATATTCAGAAAAATACCAAGAAGACAAGCATTTAACACTTTTTGTAACTGGTAATAGAACAAATGATAGTTGGAAAGTATCAGCTCAAAAATCGGATTTCTTTTATGTAAAAGGAGTAATTAAAGGTGTTTTAAGCAGATTAGGAATCGATAATTTAAAATCGACACCAAGTAAATTAGATGTTTTTTCTGAAGGAATTTCCTTTGGATTAGGAAAAATGAAATTGGTAGATTTCGGAGTTGTAAAAAACAGTTTGTTAAAAGAATTCGGAATTAAACAAGAAGTTTTATATGCTGATTTTAATTGGGATACCATTTTAAAATTAACAGGAAATAAAAATATTAAAGTAACTGAATTAACAAAATTCCCAGCTGTAAAAAGAGACTTGGCATTGTTGCTAGATTCTAAAACAGCTTTTAAAGAAGTGTATAATTTGGCTTTTCAGTCAGAAAAGAATTTACTAAAAGAGGTAGATTTGTTTGATGTTTATGAAGGAGACAAATTACCAGAAGGTAAAAAATCGTATGCAGTTAGTTTTTTATTACAAGACGAAACAAAAACGTTGGCAGACAAACAAATAGATAAAATAATGCAAAAATTACAGCAAACATTCGAAAAGAATTTAGATGCTGTTTTGCGATAG
- a CDS encoding LysE family translocator has product MTETLISFIIATSVLAVSPGPDNIFVLTQSIVNGKKYGLATVFGLMTGCIIHTTLVAFGVSTIIKENENLFLIIKILGASYLLFLAYQVYKSGAEILISTENVPQKSTFQLFKTGFLMNVLNPKVTIFFLAFFPQFLFSSKMSTIFQFYILGFLFILVSFVVFGSIAVLAGKVSTYLKQHKKTGLYLKWAQIIVFVAIAVLILI; this is encoded by the coding sequence ATGACAGAAACATTAATCTCTTTTATAATTGCAACTTCTGTCCTTGCAGTTTCTCCAGGACCAGACAATATTTTTGTATTGACACAAAGTATTGTAAATGGTAAAAAGTATGGTTTAGCAACCGTTTTTGGATTGATGACAGGTTGTATCATTCATACAACTTTAGTAGCATTTGGAGTTTCAACAATTATAAAAGAAAATGAAAATTTATTCCTAATTATTAAAATTTTAGGCGCGAGTTATTTATTATTTCTGGCATATCAGGTTTATAAAAGCGGTGCAGAAATTTTAATTTCTACAGAAAATGTACCACAAAAAAGTACCTTTCAATTGTTTAAAACGGGTTTTTTAATGAATGTTTTAAATCCGAAAGTAACTATTTTCTTTTTAGCTTTTTTTCCTCAGTTTTTGTTTTCATCAAAAATGTCTACAATCTTCCAATTCTATATTTTAGGCTTTCTTTTTATCTTGGTTTCTTTTGTTGTTTTTGGAAGTATAGCTGTTTTGGCAGGGAAAGTATCAACATATTTAAAGCAACATAAAAAAACAGGTTTGTACTTAAAATGGGCACAAATTATTGTTTTTGTTGCGATTGCAGTTTTAATTTTGATTTAG
- a CDS encoding DHH family phosphoesterase: protein MILKGFNELKTFLDKPRNIVIIGHRNPDGDAMGSTLALCQYFTKKGHNPTVVVPNEYPDFLHWLPGSKDVYRFDWQNSQSQRAINNSDIIFLLDFNALHRVGYDMQNTLEKYPNDFAMIDHHQQPDDVKYMYSDVSICSTCQMVYQFIEMNNDLELIDKDIATCLYTGIMTDTGSFRFRSTTSKTHRVIADLIDKGAENDRIHNNVYDANSYNRLLLLGKALSNLQILPSYKTAYITLTNEEKKRFDFQKGDTEGIVNYALSLKGIIFAAIFIEDGEQNIIKISFRSKGNFSVNKFSRNHFEGGGHDNAAGGKSDLNMAETVTKFTSLLPEYKEELNASYED, encoded by the coding sequence ATGATTTTAAAAGGATTTAACGAATTAAAAACGTTTCTCGATAAACCAAGAAACATTGTAATTATAGGACATAGAAATCCAGATGGAGATGCTATGGGTTCTACATTGGCATTGTGTCAATATTTCACAAAAAAAGGACACAACCCAACTGTTGTGGTTCCTAATGAATATCCAGATTTTTTACATTGGTTGCCAGGCTCTAAAGATGTATATCGTTTCGATTGGCAAAACTCACAATCGCAAAGAGCTATAAATAATTCGGATATTATTTTTCTTTTAGACTTTAATGCATTGCACAGAGTAGGTTACGATATGCAAAACACGTTGGAGAAATACCCAAATGATTTTGCGATGATAGATCATCATCAACAACCAGATGATGTAAAATATATGTATTCAGACGTTTCAATTTGTTCTACATGTCAAATGGTGTATCAATTTATTGAAATGAACAATGATTTAGAACTAATTGATAAAGATATTGCAACTTGTTTGTACACAGGAATAATGACAGATACTGGTTCTTTCAGGTTTCGATCTACAACTAGTAAAACACACAGAGTTATAGCCGATTTAATTGATAAAGGCGCAGAAAACGATAGAATTCATAATAATGTATATGATGCTAATTCCTATAATAGATTATTATTGTTAGGAAAAGCACTGAGTAATTTACAAATTTTACCATCTTACAAAACTGCATATATTACTTTAACTAATGAAGAGAAGAAACGCTTCGATTTTCAAAAAGGAGATACAGAAGGTATTGTAAACTATGCACTTTCTTTAAAAGGAATAATTTTTGCTGCTATTTTTATTGAAGATGGAGAACAAAATATTATTAAAATTTCTTTTAGATCTAAAGGAAATTTCTCTGTAAATAAATTTTCTCGAAACCATTTTGAAGGTGGAGGACATGACAATGCAGCTGGAGGAAAATCCGACTTAAATATGGCAGAAACTGTAACCAAATTTACATCTCTATTACCAGAGTATAAAGAAGAATTAAATGCGTCTTATGAAGATTAA
- a CDS encoding peptidylprolyl isomerase: MKKYLSIFSLFVLVVSCSTEEKYKNLKEGVYAELQTNKGDILLDLYTKDVPMTVANFVALAEGSNTKVTDSFAGKPYFNGIRFHRVVPNFIIQVGDHTETSTGNPGYVFGDEFPKDSLGNLRYKHDDGGILSMANGGPDGNGSQVFITHRPIPHLDGKHSVFGKSIVNSAQLKKLKKQFSDSLALSKAVDSLRMVVINKIVQFDTIHKIKIIKIGAEAEDFNASEVFNEEFVKFEEAKKEKLAEQSKLDEERYATYLEKKKEFLAKMDEDKATKTNSGLRILKLKNTKGTKVVANKEVTVDYTIYVADGKKIQSTFDKGGQNLVFQLDDKTKPMITGFKEGVLTLREGEKARFFIPYYLAFGEQKYGPFPAKADVVFEVEVLKVGK, translated from the coding sequence ATGAAAAAGTATCTATCTATTTTTTCTCTTTTTGTATTAGTAGTTTCTTGTTCAACTGAAGAGAAGTATAAAAATCTAAAAGAAGGTGTTTATGCAGAACTTCAAACAAATAAAGGCGATATTTTATTGGATTTATATACTAAAGATGTTCCAATGACGGTTGCCAATTTTGTTGCGTTAGCAGAAGGTTCTAATACAAAAGTTACAGATTCTTTCGCTGGAAAGCCATACTTTAATGGAATTCGTTTTCATAGGGTAGTTCCTAATTTTATCATTCAAGTTGGAGATCATACAGAAACAAGTACTGGAAACCCAGGGTATGTTTTTGGAGATGAATTTCCAAAAGATTCTTTAGGAAATTTACGTTACAAACACGATGATGGAGGAATTTTATCTATGGCAAATGGTGGGCCAGATGGAAATGGAAGTCAAGTTTTTATTACACACAGACCCATTCCTCATTTAGATGGGAAACATAGTGTTTTTGGAAAATCGATTGTAAATTCAGCACAATTAAAAAAGTTAAAGAAACAATTTTCAGATTCTTTAGCTCTTTCTAAAGCAGTTGATTCTTTACGAATGGTTGTTATTAATAAAATTGTTCAGTTCGATACGATTCATAAAATTAAAATAATTAAGATTGGTGCAGAAGCAGAAGATTTTAATGCCTCTGAAGTTTTTAATGAAGAATTTGTAAAATTCGAAGAAGCAAAAAAAGAAAAATTGGCAGAACAATCTAAATTAGATGAAGAGCGTTACGCAACTTATTTAGAAAAGAAAAAAGAGTTTTTAGCCAAAATGGACGAGGACAAAGCAACCAAAACAAATTCTGGTTTGCGAATTCTAAAGTTGAAGAATACAAAAGGAACCAAAGTTGTCGCAAACAAAGAAGTTACTGTAGATTATACAATTTACGTTGCAGATGGAAAGAAAATACAATCTACTTTCGATAAAGGTGGTCAAAATCTTGTTTTTCAGTTAGATGATAAAACAAAACCAATGATTACAGGTTTTAAAGAAGGTGTTTTAACATTAAGAGAAGGAGAGAAAGCTCGTTTTTTTATTCCTTATTATCTTGCTTTTGGCGAACAAAAATATGGGCCATTTCCAGCAAAAGCAGATGTTGTTTTTGAAGTGGAAGTTTTAAAAGTAGGCAAATAA
- a CDS encoding quinone-dependent dihydroorotate dehydrogenase gives MYKLIIRPILFLFDPEKVHYFTFSLIRILCKIPFGASVFRSMYQVNDKRLEKNLFGLTFKNPVGLAAGFDKNAVLYNELANFGFGFIEIGTVTPKGQIGNPKKRLFRLKDDQGIINRMGFNNDGVEEAIKNLKKNKHKVLIGGNIGKNTDTKPENYTQDYIAVFKELHPFVDYFVLNVSCPNVGSHAKLNDKDYLVELITACQKENNIFKIKKPILLKIAPDLNDIQLDEIIELVAETKIDGVIASNTSTSRDNLKASKERLAEIGNGGVSGKPIKNQSTKVIKYLADKSNKSFPIIGVGGIHSAEDALEKLDAGADLVQVYTGFIYEGPSLIKEINKVVLDRL, from the coding sequence ATGTATAAATTAATAATAAGACCAATTTTATTTCTATTCGACCCAGAAAAGGTACATTATTTTACATTTTCTTTAATTAGAATTTTATGTAAAATTCCTTTTGGAGCTTCTGTTTTTAGAAGTATGTATCAGGTGAATGATAAACGCTTAGAGAAAAATTTATTTGGTTTAACATTTAAGAATCCTGTTGGATTGGCAGCTGGATTCGATAAAAATGCGGTTTTATATAACGAATTGGCAAATTTCGGTTTTGGTTTTATTGAAATTGGAACAGTAACTCCAAAAGGGCAAATTGGAAATCCTAAGAAAAGATTGTTTCGTTTAAAAGACGATCAAGGTATAATCAATAGAATGGGTTTTAATAATGATGGTGTAGAAGAAGCCATTAAAAATCTAAAGAAAAACAAACATAAAGTTCTTATTGGTGGAAATATTGGTAAAAATACAGATACCAAACCAGAAAATTATACGCAAGATTATATTGCTGTTTTTAAAGAATTACATCCTTTTGTAGATTATTTTGTATTAAATGTAAGTTGCCCAAATGTGGGAAGTCATGCAAAATTAAATGATAAAGATTATTTGGTTGAATTGATTACTGCTTGCCAAAAAGAAAATAATATTTTTAAAATTAAAAAACCAATTTTATTAAAAATCGCTCCAGATTTAAATGATATTCAATTAGATGAAATTATAGAGTTGGTTGCAGAAACAAAAATTGATGGAGTGATAGCATCAAATACTTCTACTTCTAGAGATAATTTAAAAGCTTCTAAAGAACGTTTAGCAGAAATAGGAAATGGTGGAGTAAGTGGAAAACCTATTAAAAATCAAAGCACGAAAGTAATAAAATATTTAGCGGATAAGTCTAACAAATCGTTTCCAATTATTGGAGTAGGAGGAATCCACTCAGCAGAAGACGCCTTAGAAAAATTAGATGCTGGTGCAGATTTGGTTCAGGTATATACAGGTTTTATTTACGAAGGTCCAAGTTTAATTAAAGAGATTAATAAGGTTGTTTTGGATAGATTATAA